Proteins encoded together in one Malassezia restricta chromosome IX, complete sequence window:
- a CDS encoding DNA-dependent metalloprotease WSS1, which produces MRKPHHEKALALLKEVGHAVQTLMRMHGWTVHVLAEMYPRNAQLLGLNYNRGEKICLRLRESSDESAFLTRDAILTTMLHELAHNVRGPHDDVFYHTLQALTDEYTTAQRLGYWPGAGFLTPGTRLGGRSVPSNAWERRQLAATAAVRRQGQTGGGTRLGGAASSRPLNQLAAEAALRRQRDARTCASQQDMQEILNSTREADVVALDDSDEDTPSGVARGTYDDPILIE; this is translated from the exons ATGCGCAAGCCGCATCACGAaaaggcgctggcgctgctgaAGGAGGTCGggcatgccgtgcagaCACTGATGCGGATGCATGGATGGACCGTGCACGTGCTGGCTGAAATGTATCCACGCaacgcgcagctgctgggcctGAACTACAACCGCGGCGAGAAGATTTGTCTTCGCCTGCGTGAGAGCTCGGATGAATCTGCGTTTTTGACGCGCGATGCCATTCTTACGAC CATGTTGCATGAACTTGC CCACAACGTGCGTGGACCCCATGACGATGTGTTCTACCATACACTACAGGCACTCACTGACGAATATACcacggcgcagcgcttGGGGTACTGGCCAGGCGCCGGCTTTCTCACACCCGGCACGCGTCTCGGCGGCCGCAGCGTGCCTTCAAATGCATgggagcggcggcagcttgCAGCTACGGCGGCAGTGCGCAGACAGGGCCAGACAGGCGGTGGCACACGCCTGGGAGGAGCAGCGTCGTCACGACCCCTGAACCAACTCGCAGCCGAGGCCGCCCTTCGCCGgcagcgcgacgctcgcacatgcgcatctcAGCAAGACATGCAAGAGATCCTCAACAGCACTCGCGAAGCAGACGTGGTCGCCTTggacgacagcgacgaAGATACCCCCTCTGGTGTGGCGCGTGGCACCTACGACGACCCGATCCTGATTGAATGA
- a CDS encoding cohesin complex subunit SA-1/2: MPPRQRKRAAPTHTSKRRRTDDVSDVDSDSSLSSVPDSDDEGPSSRAPRAVASDADLLEQGDNELFQAVLDGSIEEASENWIVLYQGEPAEALTQLVTFVIRLCGCTATLSSDEVRDLEHRDALQERIQSHDVRAPYPIVSRTKPWSGVRKSAARLIAKLWADASEAEVLADDDLLDTWQSWLVGLSVSSIRAFRHTASVVALWTIGALSAQLEQVRESYDVAVKQRDAEARRTSSSSISNRTRLAHTAHKMEQLDTQRDTFDAHLDDLVTQVFGPRSRDFDAAIRLDCMEQLGQWLIVYPTQYMQTFYYKHLGAALSDPDASVRACALRGVHGVLRAAHAAQLAPFVEEHKARMMDMALYDTDMHVRGTAFAVLASANEHDMLEHDDRSALAVHIYDREPRIRHAAAAFLLRLLEPPDDVERIRALVARLSEYDAQLPAEPDTTASLAVLEPGLGRISIALEALWDQDESLHAFKPYVQVLMRDDMSLSSEEESAAVEMLAAATRLVSGDEEGHAWDDASLCLVEALPLLLAKYSADAPRLADLLAVVPHMRLEVYHETRNMEAFESLWDDVCAHFMRHVHPVLLQRAARAIQLLATAPMAAHTTTSRLATLKESVLSLLQDTLYQRQVDTTVFSEDDVHNLQASLARLYTLLKAMDASALLDDDEPLWQHMLALAMRGRLQYDQEKTFVHYALSSLALYLLWRTKRAIDDDTELVSRRDEVLQMIHMFLERGSHVQATVLHVALILHTLFFTVRDDLRILCPEEIQTRCATQFSTELQTLVPLYRAQGKSIALLDTDMHISMLASAYVAALRVGALGVQHAAAILTYYGHFHSDFDRMCHEAVEVMRDDAMHSDRAWAVCETILEALKGSMQLYFQYKDTEPRLVSLARQLANATMIRGPGFSVVRAIDANAMVTLHVATVQQFVQYVRDGGHEGHEAKLFKALVHLVGTLHPSDALKIHATMQQRLAAAHVEPEQGNKAWDPYFAYEKRLLNVAAKDAHLLHTAQPS, encoded by the coding sequence ATGCCACCACGCCAACGAAAAAGGGCCGCGCCTACTCACACTTCGAAGCGGCGGAGAACGGACGACGTATCGGACGTCGACTCGGActcgtcgctgtcgtcTGTGCCCGACTCAGATGACGAGGGGCCAAGTTCGAGGGCCCCACGCGCGGTCGCCAGCGATGCCGACCTactcgagcagggcgacAACGAGCTTTTCCAAGCTGTGCTGGATGGCTCGATCGAAGAGGCCTCCGAAAACTGGATCGTGCTGTACCAAGGCGAACcggccgaggcgctcacgcagcttgtcACGTTTGTCATACGTCTGTGTGGATGCACAGCTACGCTATCTAGCGACGAGGTACGCGACTTGGAGCATAGGGACGCGTtgcaggagcgcatccagTCGCATGACGTACGTGCACCATATCcgatcgtgtcgcgcacgaaACCATGGAGCGGCGTGCGAAAATCAGCGGCACGACTCATCGCGAAACTGTGGGCAGACGCGTCCGaggccgaggtgctggcggacgacgacttgTTGGACACGTGGCAGTCATGGCTCGTAGGGCTGTCTGTCTCGTCCATCCGTGCTTTTCGTCATACggccagcgtcgtggcccTGTGGACGATCGGAGCGTTGTCCGCCCAGcttgagcaggtgcgtgagAGCTACGATGTGGCTGTcaagcagcgcgacgccgaggcgcgtcgtacgagcagcagctcgatcTCGAATCGCACGCGACTTGCACACACCGCCCACAAgatggagcagctcgacacgcagcgcgataCGTTCGATGCGCACCTCGACGACCTCGTGACACAGGTATTTGGCCCGCGCTCGCGCGACTTTGATGCGGCCATCCGCCTCGACTGCatggagcagctcggccagTGGCTGATTGTGTACCCGACGCAGTACATGCAGACGTTCTACTACAAGCACTTGGGTGCAGCGCTGTCCGATCCCGATGCATctgtgcgtgcgtgtgcgctgcGGGGCGTCCACGGCGTGCttcgtgccgcgcatgccgcaCAGCTCGCCCCATTTGTCGAGGAGCACAAAGCGCGCATGATGGACATGGCGCTGTATGACACAGATATGCATGTCCGTGGCACGGCCTTTGCTGTGCTTGCCTCGGCCAACGAACATGATATGCTggagcacgacgaccgTAGTGCGCTGGCCGTCCACATATATGACCGGGAGCCACGTATCCGGCACGCGGCTGCTGCGTTCCTGCTTCGTTTGCTAGAGCCGCCGGATGATGTCGAACGAATCCGAGCACTCGTCGCGCGACTGTCCGAGTACGACGCACAGCTCCCCGCGGAGCCCGACACCACGGCATCGCTCGCGGTGCTTGAGCCGGGCCTGGGTCGGATCAGCATCGCCTTGGAGGCGTTGTGGGACCAGGATGAGTCGCTGCATGCATTCAAGCCATATGTCCAGGTGCTTATGCGCGACGACATGTCGCTCTCATCCGAGGAGGAGAGTGCCGCCGTCGAGATGCTCGCTGCAGCGACCCGTCTCGTGTCGGGCGATGAGGAGGGCCATGCGTGGGACGATGCGAGtctgtgcctcgtcgaAGCGCTGCCCCTGCTCCTGGCGAAGTACTCGGCAGATGCACCGCGTTTAGCTGATCTCCTAGCCGTGGTCCCTCACATGCGTCTGGAAGTGTACCACGAAACACGAAACATGGAGGCGTTCGAGTCGCTATGGGACGATGTGTGTGCGCATTTTATGCGGCACGTCCATCCCGTGCTCCTgcagcgtgccgcgcggGCAATCCAGCTCCTTGCAACAGCGCCCATGGCCGCGCATACGACTACATCGCGACTCGCGACGCTGAAGGAGTCGGTGCTGAGTCTGCTCCAAGACACGCTATACCAGCGCCAAGTCGACACGACCGTGTTTTCCGAGGACGACGTGCATAATCTGCAGGCGAGTCTGGCGCGTTTGTACACGCTTCTGAAGGCGATGGACGCCAGTGCACTGCTggatgatgacgagccGCTTTGGCAGCACATGCTTGCTCTTGCCATGCGTGGACGCTTACAGTACGACCAGGAGAAGACGTTTGTGCACTACGCATTGTCGTCATTGGCGTTGTACCTATTGTGGCGCACGAAACGCGCTATCGACGATGATACTGAGCTCGTTTCACGCCGTGACGAGGTCTTGCAGATGATCCACATGTTCCTCGAGCGCGGGTCACACGTCCAGGCGACGGTACTGCATGTGGCTCTGATTCTCCACACCCTCTTTTTCACCGTGCGAGACGATCTACGGATCTTGTGCCCTGAGGAGATACAAACACGATGCGCCACACAATTTTCCACGGAGCTGCAGACGCTTGTGCCTTTGTACCGCGCACAAGGCAAAAGCAtcgccctgctcgacacgGACATGCACATTTCCATGCTCGCGTCAGCCTATGTCGCAGCGTTGCGTGTGGGAGCTCTGGGCGTACAGCACGCCGCAGCAATACTGACGTACTATGGGCACTTTCACTCAGACTTCGATCGCATGTGCCACGAGGCTGTTGAGGTCATGCGGGACGATGCAATGCATTCGGACCGTGCATGGGCCGTATGTGAGACGATCTTGGAGGCATTGAAGGGCAGCATGCAGCTATACTTTCAGTACAAGGACACTGAGCCGCGGCTCGTGAGTCTGGCGCGCCAATTGGCGAATGCGACCATGATTCGCGGCCCCGGATTTTccgtcgtgcgtgcgatcgATGCCAATGCCATGGTAACGCTACATGTCGCGACTGTCCAGCAATTTGTGCAGTACGTGCGCGATGGTGGGCACGAAGGCCACGAAGCGAAGCTATTCAAGGCCCTGGTACATCTTGTCGGCACACTGCATCCTTCCGACGCCCTCAAGATCCACGCcacgatgcagcagcgtctcgcAGCTGCCCATGTGGAGCCAGAGCAGGGCAACAAGGCTTGGGACCCGTACTTTGCATACGAAAAGCGACTGCTGAATGTCGCCGCCAAGGACGCTCACCTGCTACATACGGCACAACCATCATAG
- a CDS encoding AHNAK nucleoprotein, with product MLFSLYRGLAALLLAPDGQQIPVTTIQNVLHLQRASATPGSKQFLTVGEELAVVQRLQQHLNHVRAGYDTIYGQGGTDGFGALDACQSTWDLKTFQANLRRGVEQIVKTVLRSSLNYINLPQMGEPLQLDHTSRTPSMYMVQSDTINRMTQVLEDAYFTIVNELSKSETLPPGASKAMHAPPARFPTGPPANMDRPGPRGVPAFSDVYPLRTDSDASHFLSSPNESGASQNDAVQRTMMLTEALKPNKVLTRVDSKSGLRWTKTISRRKSKKTLKRSISNPYLVTTTQNLDNAIDLGNLPSNHVPYENTVPNRLRSLSSSTQAAPDRSESLSASQLNDPAYLRIPGYLRSPSHEHNRYDEGLYLGRNAAAGGSSPLLPGHTSQNSRYNALTAPETAARTPDEAIGARSQLPGPSIPASSSAIPAYTALAPPICATDYLGHTTKSSAPVPAVSTAKTSTSSPASPLAPSTETSTSPSLSLAPMASPRIHTASPPRVTAPIVTSFPDIDSRTKPLPDIKSKPQNVSPLSMPETSPKTPPMFASRGTSDVKARPASKISVLATPTGSLAPNMIHTPSSHTRDSVHSAMFTAEGPEDDSVASEFGHMSLSSKVVPAQTAAPPSSTSRMSTVSTYLRNPGNSDVITFPSAAEDSTEMDFSMPGQFFDAAPPPVPPVPEEHALPRTTPSKSHTESVYDMYATDVHDNDDTGDESRQKANSDNFKNEVYMGQRPVTGYGFPDAKSRIRSTRIGSTSNPIWQVVAGLNDRSSLLSEVDTSVNNKRTSDVSVVSRLPESSFMLSQSKAAPRFSTNLDKRALFMQARSAKLEDHPLETLLGPSTSEKLASRLNEDEVTLSSVGDHENHPHDEDDHLVTPLPEPVQEPEPPVNGEAEPVIELNDQGLPVQIVYYDDDELPDIMDRIASGNNAARIEFRRRSAHPGQPKESTDTKLKDDDESNLTRVEQSILTLLRPTFSIHNL from the coding sequence ATGTTGTTTAGCCTCTATCGTGGTCTTGCAGCTTTGCTGCTTGCACCTGATGGTCAACAGATTCCAGTGACTACAATCCAGAATGTTTTGCACCTGCAACGTGCATCTGCCACACCCGGCAGCAAACAGTTTCTCACTGTTGGTGAAGAATTGGCTGTGGTTCAGCGACTACAGCAGCATTTGAATCATGTGCGTGCAGGGTACGATACCATCTATGGCCAGGGCGGCACGGACGGATTCGGAGCGTTAGATGCATGTCAGTCTACTTGGGATCTCAAGACGTTCCAGGCAAATTTACGGCGAGGCGTTGAGCAAATTGTCAAGACGGTTCTACGAAGTAGCTTGAACTACATCAATCTGCCTCAAATGGGCGAGCCATTACAACTTGATCAcacatcgcgcacgccatcgATGTACATGGTCCAATCGGATACGATCAACCGCATGACCCAAGTACTTGAGGATGCCTACTTCACGATTGTTAATGAGCTATCCAAGTCAGAAACACTGCCACCCGGCGCGAGTAaggccatgcatgcgcccCCTGCTCGATTCCCCACTGGCCCGCCAGCAAATATGGATCGCCCAGGACCCAGGGGTGTGCCTGCATTTTCCGATGTTTATCCTCTCCGGACAGACAGTGATGCATCGCACTTCTTAAGCTCTCCGAACGAGTCAGGTGCATCGCAGAacgatgccgtgcagcgaACGATGATGCTGACCGAGGCCCTGAAGCCCAACAAGGTGCTGACTCGAGTAGACTCCAAGTCAGGACTGCGATGGACCAAGACCATATCGCGGCGCAAGTCAAAAAAGACACTAAAGCGTTCAATCTCGAATCCCTACCTTGTGACTACGACGCAGAATCTCGACAATGCCATTGATCTCGGCAATCTGCCATCAAACCACGTGCCGTACGAGAACACGGTACCCAACCGCTTACGCTCTCTTTCTTCCAGCACCCAGGCCGCCCCTGACCGCAGCGAGTCGCTCTCCGCAAGCCAGCTAAATGATCCTGCGTATCTACGTATCCCCGGCTATCTACGCTCGCCATCGCACGAGCACAATCGATACGACGAAGGTCTGTATCTGGGCCGTAATGCGGCCGCTGGTGGCAGTAGTCCATTGTTGCCGGGTCATACGTCACAAAACTCGCGCTACAACGCTTTGACGGCACCAGAAACCGCTGCGCGCACTCCTGATGAGGCTATAGGCGCGCGGTCGCAGCTACCTGGGCCAAGCATTCCCGCATCATCATCGGCGATACCGGCCTATACGGCTTTGGCGCCACCGATTTGTGCAACAGACTATCTCGGTCATACCACGAAGTCTTCTGCGCCAGTGCCGGCAGTATCTACTGCCAAAACTTCCACTTCCAGTCCCGCATCGCCTTTGGCCCCTTCTACGGAGACATCCACATCGCCGTCTCTGAGCTTAGCGCCCATGGCTTCTCCTCGCATCCACACCGCATCGCCACCCCGCGTCACTGCCCCGATCGTTACGTCTTTCCCTGACATTGACTCGCGCACGAAGCCTCTCCCTGACATCAAAAGTAAGCCCCAAAATGTCAGTCCACTTTCCATGCCTGAGACCTCGCCCAAGACTCCACCTATGTTTGCGTCTCGTGGCACGTCAGACGTCAAGGCGCGACCTGCGAGCAAAATATCTGTGCTTGCGACGCCCACCGGCTCGCTGGCTCCGAATATGATCCACACGCCGTCGTCCCATACGCGCGATTCGGTTCACAGCGCCATGTTCACGGCTGAAGGACCGGAAGACGACTCTGTGGCATCTGAGTTTGGGCACATGAGCTTATCTTCGAAGGTGGTCCCAGCCCAGACAGCGGCACCGCCCAGCAGTACGTCACGCATGTCGACTGTATCGACATACCTGCGCAATCCTGGCAACAGCGACGTCATAACGTTTCCATCCGCTGCTGAAGACTCTACTGAGATGGACTTTTCCATGCCTGGGCAGTTCTTCGATGCGGCACCACCGCCCGTACCACCTGTGCCGGAGGAGCATGCGTTGCCCAGGACTACGCCATCCAAGTCGCATACCGAGAGTGTTTACGACATGTACGCTACAGACGTGCATGACAACGATGATACCGGTGACGAGAGTCGTCAAAAAGCGAACTCGGACAACTTTAAGAACGAAGTGTACATGGGTCAGCGACCGGTTACGGGCTATGGATTCCCTGATGCCAAGTCCAGAATACGCAGTACGCGGATTGGAAGTACTAGCAACCCGATCTGGCAGGTTGTCGCCGGCCTCAATGACCGCTCGAGCCTACTCAGTGAGGTGGATACATCGGTCAACAATAAGCGCACAAGTGACGTCAGTGTTGTGTCACGGCTTCCCGAATCGTCCTTCATGCTGTCTCAGTCCAAGGCAGCGCCAAGGTTCAGCACGAACCTTGATAAACGTGCGCTGTTTATGCAGGCTCGCTCTGCCAAGCTCGAGGACCATCCATTGGAGACGCTGTTGGGTCCATCGACGTCAGAAAAGCTTGCCAGCCGCCTCAATGAAGATGAGGTAACACTCAGCAGTGTAGGCGACCATGAGAATCACCCTCatgacgaagacgaccATCTTGTAACTCCGCTACCTGAACCCGTGCAGGAACCCGAGCCCCCTGTCAATGGAGAGGCAGAACCAGTGATTGAGCTGAATGACCAGGGCCTACCGGTGCAGATCGTGTACtatgacgacgacgagctaCCTGACATCATGGACCGCATCGCAAGTGGTAACAATGctgcgcgcatcgagttcCGTCGCCGGAGCGCCCACCCTGGCCAGCCGAAAGAGTCGACAGACACCAAGCTgaaggacgacgacgagtcGAATCTGACGCGTGTGGAGCAGAGCATTCTGACCCTCTTACGACCGACGTTTTCCATTCACAATTTATAG